A window from Planctomycetota bacterium encodes these proteins:
- the rplT gene encoding 50S ribosomal protein L20 — MTRTRKGSARRQSTKRLLKRAKGYYGARGKLRRVAKQSVMKGDQFAFRDRRTKKRNFRRLWITRISAACRQRQISYSHFVGGLKKAGVTLDRKVLADLALNDPKAFDAVVAEARAALET; from the coding sequence ATGACACGCACACGAAAAGGATCGGCCCGGAGGCAATCGACCAAGCGCCTCTTGAAGCGGGCTAAAGGGTACTACGGCGCCCGTGGAAAACTCCGTCGCGTCGCCAAGCAATCGGTCATGAAGGGCGACCAGTTCGCCTTTCGCGACCGGCGGACCAAGAAGCGCAACTTCCGCCGGCTCTGGATTACGCGCATCAGTGCCGCCTGCCGGCAGCGCCAGATCTCCTACAGCCATTTCGTCGGAGGTCTGAAGAAGGCGGGCGTCACGCTCGACCGAAAGGTCCTCGCGGACCTTGCGCTGAACGACCCGAAAGCGTTCGACGCCGTCGTCGCCGAGGCTCGCGCCGCTCTGGAGACCTGA
- the infC gene encoding translation initiation factor IF-3: MKDFRQRINEQIRVSPLRVIGENGEQLGVLERDDAVRRAEEAGLDLVEVAPEARPPVCRIMDYGKFKYRQSKRTAKGKHHEVHMKEIRIRPKTEAHDRDVKIRRTREFLENGDKVTVNMLFRGREMAHLEFATQNMQAFVEQLADVAKVERGPDRMGRRMILILTPKKSS; this comes from the coding sequence TTGAAGGACTTCAGGCAGCGGATCAACGAGCAGATCCGAGTTTCGCCGCTGCGGGTTATTGGAGAAAATGGCGAACAGTTAGGTGTCCTGGAACGGGACGACGCCGTGCGCCGCGCAGAGGAGGCGGGCCTGGACCTCGTGGAGGTCGCGCCGGAGGCGCGGCCGCCCGTGTGCCGGATCATGGACTACGGCAAGTTCAAGTACCGTCAGTCCAAACGGACGGCCAAGGGCAAGCACCACGAAGTCCACATGAAGGAGATCCGGATCCGCCCGAAGACCGAGGCCCACGACCGGGACGTGAAGATCCGGCGGACGCGGGAGTTTTTGGAGAACGGCGACAAGGTCACCGTGAACATGCTGTTCCGCGGGCGCGAGATGGCGCACCTGGAGTTCGCAACGCAGAACATGCAGGCGTTCGTCGAGCAACTCGCCGACGTCGCCAAGGTCGAACGCGGACCGGACCGCATGGGCCGACGCATGATCCTGATCCTGACGCCCAAGAAATCGTCTTGA
- the rpmI gene encoding 50S ribosomal protein L35 yields MPKMKSHKGIRKRMKLTRRGKVTRRRANRGHLMSGKRSKRKRQLRRKAVVDKGQVKIYTRLIGG; encoded by the coding sequence ATGCCGAAGATGAAAAGCCACAAGGGCATCCGGAAGCGCATGAAGCTCACGCGGCGGGGTAAAGTCACGCGCCGGCGCGCCAACCGCGGCCACCTGATGAGCGGAAAGCGCAGCAAGCGCAAGCGGCAACTTCGCCGAAAAGCCGTCGTCGACAAGGGACAGGTCAAGATTTACACGCGCCTAATCGGCGGCTGA